The following nucleotide sequence is from Pseudomonas sp. RC10.
GGAATCTTGTAGCCCGTGAAGTTTTCTTTGCAGTACGCCTTTAACTCGTCGGTGGTCAGGCTTGCATCCCGAGGCACCACGAACAGCTTCACCGCCTCCCCCGAACGCTCGTCCGGCACACCAATGACCGCGCAGTTGGCGACCTTCGGGTGATGCGAAACCACGTCTTCGATCTCATTGGGGTAGACGTTGAAACCCGACACGATAATCAGATCTTTCTTACGGTCGACGATGCGAATAAAACCGTCAGGATCGATCACTGCGATATCGCCCGTCTTCAGCCAGCCTTCGCTGTCGATCACTTCGGCGGTGGCATCGGGTTTGTGCCAATAGCCGAGCATGATCTGCGGCCCTTTCAGGCACAGCTCGCCCCGCTCGCCCACTGGCAATTCGTTGCCTTCGTCATCGATGACCTTGGCGGTGGTGCCGGGCACAGGCATGCCGACGGTCCCCAGCTTCGACTGGTCGCCGTAGGGGTTGGCGGTGGCCACGGGCGAGGTTTCGGTGAGGCCGTAGCCTTCGACGATGGGGCAGCCGGTCAGTTTCAGCCAGCGCTCGGCGGTGGATTTCACCAACGCGGTGCCGCCGGAGTTGGTCAGGCGCAGGTGGGAGAAATCCAGATTCTTGAACTCAGGATGGTCCAACAGCGCCACAAACAGCGTGTTGAGGCCGAGCATCGCCGAGAACTTCCATTTCTTCAGCTCTTTAATGAAGCCACCAATGTCACGCGGGTTGGTGATCAGCACGTTGTGATTGCCGCTGACCATCATGCACATGCAGTTACAGGTGAACGCGTAGATGTGGTACATGGGCAGCGGCGCGATCATGATTTCGCCGCCTTGCTTGAAGATCGGCAGCCCGTCCGGGCCGTGCTGCAACATGCAGGCGTAAACCTGCTGCATGTTCGCGACCAGATTGCCGTGGGTGAGCATCGCGCCTTTTGGCGAGCCAGTGGTGCCGCCGGTGTATTGCAAGACGGCGATGTCGTCCAGGTCGAGCTTCACCTGTTGCACGTGATCGCCACGGCCGAGCTTGAGCACGCTCTTGAACGCGACCGCTTGGGGCAAATCGTAGGCC
It contains:
- the fadD2 gene encoding long-chain-fatty-acid--CoA ligase FadD2 codes for the protein MQPEFWNDKRPAGVLSEVDLHAYKSVIEVFERNCKKYADRPAYSNMGVTLTYAELERHSAAFAGYIQQQTELKPGDRIAVQMPNLIQYPIAVFGAMRAGLIVVNTNPLYTAREMRHQFKDAGVRALVYLNVFGKNVQEVLPDTDIQYLIEVKMGDMQSAAKGWLINTVVEKVKKMVPAYDLPQAVAFKSVLKLGRGDHVQQVKLDLDDIAVLQYTGGTTGSPKGAMLTHGNLVANMQQVYACMLQHGPDGLPIFKQGGEIMIAPLPMYHIYAFTCNCMCMMVSGNHNVLITNPRDIGGFIKELKKWKFSAMLGLNTLFVALLDHPEFKNLDFSHLRLTNSGGTALVKSTAERWLKLTGCPIVEGYGLTETSPVATANPYGDQSKLGTVGMPVPGTTAKVIDDEGNELPVGERGELCLKGPQIMLGYWHKPDATAEVIDSEGWLKTGDIAVIDPDGFIRIVDRKKDLIIVSGFNVYPNEIEDVVSHHPKVANCAVIGVPDERSGEAVKLFVVPRDASLTTDELKAYCKENFTGYKIPKHIVLRESLPMTPVGKILRRELRDPA